The Palaemon carinicauda isolate YSFRI2023 chromosome 9, ASM3689809v2, whole genome shotgun sequence sequence tcttgtctttgtgtgattttgcctggggccctgatcccgaggtcgttaagagaatccaaacaataatgtatcgaaaatatattccttatttgaaaatatacatacaaacacacacacacacacacacacacacacacacacacacatatatataaatatatatatatatatatatatatatatatatatatatatatatatatatatatatatatatatatatatatatacatatatataagagtgCACAAATAACTCATTTGCCAGTATAGTTTGGTGAATATGTTTGAAGGAGGGACCCGCTCCCGTCACAAGTTCCAAAGGGATTTCGATATATTTTTCTCTCCACTATCTTCCACATCCGAACGTctgtttttttccctttttgtttattttattttatttttatttttattttttttgacatTATTCAAACCTTACAAATACCAAATAAACATAAAAGCATAATTAATTCTAGTCACTATTCTGCTTTCAAACCAGACCAGTcactttttttttcgtaaaaactGTTAATTGATTTTAACATATTAATATCAGCCACATACATCTCTAATCCCACCCTTTACATTGTTTTATTATTCCCCTCTCAAACGGTCTTGAATTATTATTCTTTaactaaaaacttttatttttgatGAGCCCTAAACTATCTTTCCCCataaatttataaaatttcttACTATATTAGTTTCATTCCTACCACTGACATTTTCACATCGAGTGATACTATTCTATATATTCAGTATAGAGGCTTCGTCAGCTTTTCTTGCATATTAATGAAGTTATATACGTATCTAAATTCTTTGATGCAACCTAACTTATTTACTCTGGTAAATCATACTGCAGAAAAGAATTGCAAAAGTCccgaataaatatatatgatagataACAGAAAATCATATATGTGAAGATCGTTACCAACATtagataaaataattattatacaaATATGAAACGAGACTCCTATCATCCTGtccaacaaaaaagtatttgcaatATTTCGGACTTCAGAAATTCTCCAAATCTATTGCCAAAACACGTAGAGTTTACATAATAGTAGAAAATTAAATGCTTTCCATTCAATCAAATTGAAAGCAAAACCGGCTGCCTAAACTTCTGTTATTGTCAACCAGCCTAACCAATTCATATCTGCATGAAAAGAAGGACAGTTTATTgaacaatttcaaaaaaaaaaaaaaaaaaaaaaaaaaaaaaaaaaaaaaaaaaatccaatggctTCCAATGTTGTACATTGTGCTGCAAATAATAGGCTATGTTACGTATTCACCGACTTCATGTTCGCATGCAATAGGAGACACAAACAATTTAAACCAGTTGTTGACTTTATTGCAGTCGAAACTCTCTGTGCTATTCAATGCTTtctatctattattttattttgtaaacgTTCATACTGATTTAATTTCTCATCTCTCTGTCTTTCTCGgtatatgtgtgattgtgtgtgtttatatatatatatatacatatatatatatatatatatatatatatatatatatatatatatatatatatatatatatatatatatatatatatatatatatatatatatatacatatatatatatatatatatatatatatatatatatatatatatatatatatatatatatatatatatatatatgttcatctgtacacacgcacacacgcacaaacatatatatatatatatatatatatatatatatatatatatatatatatatatatatatatatatatatatatatatatatatatatatatatgtatgtatgtatgtatacatatacaatatatatatatatatatatatatatatatatatatatataaatatatatatatatatatatatatatatatatatatatatatatatatgtatatatataaatatatatgtatatgtgtatatatatatatatatatatatatatatatatatatatatatatatatatatatacacatatatatatatatatatatatatatatatatatatatgtgtgtgtgtgtgtctgtgtatttatatatgtatatatatatatatatatatatatatatatatatatatatatatatatatatatatatatatatatatatatatatatatatatatgtgtgtgtgtgtgtgtgtgtgtgcgtgtgtgtctgtgtatctatatatatatatatatatatatatatatatatatatatatatatatatatatatatatatatatatatatatatatatatgtttgtgtgtgtgtgtggatgtgtgttttTAATTGCAGTTAGCTCTTGGGTTCATACTTGTTTTAGCCTTTGGTGGCATAATTtatagtgaccttgcctttcatttgaacaTGTTAGTGTTCGATCCTAGCCTGTTATAGAAATTGCCGTGCTGCCAAGTATGTAACTGGCCTACCCCTGCCATTTTTCCTGCCACAAATGTTGGCGGTGGCACTTGGGTCGTTGTTTGATGAAGGCGATCGAAGCACGTGAGTATTGAATGTTATTAGTATGAGGATAAGAGAGGATGGCTTTTACCACTTTAGAAGTACACAATGAATCTTGAAGCAACTATATGACAGATCAGAATTCACCGTATATCCAAAAGATTTAATAAAAGCGGAAGACATTCCTGACCATGAAATACCTTTCCGATCTGCTGCATTCTATAGAATGCCGGAATTTCACATATTTccagtaacacacacacaaactcaatatatacagtatatatatacatacatatatatatatatatatatatatatatatatatatatatatatatatatatatatatatatatatatatatatataccccttatattgatttcatccatatatggcactcgagtaatttttcttataatttcctttttaatcctgtccagccattcaacttccaatatccttctgagggatttgttttcaaatttactaaatctatcgtagattgtttcattgccatagcatgactaatgtccatagagtaacaacgatctaatcaaactaatatatagtctgatttttatatgtaattccagtgattttatttccaaattttacttaacctagccattgtctgatttttttttttcaatttttcactaaactctacgtTTAAAGCCGGTGTAATttagatcagagttcctaaatacttaaatgattctacctcattaatcctttctccttccaaggatatttcatattcGATTGCCATACTctgtcctcatcatctctgtctttcttcggtttatcttcaacccaaccacgtgtgatatttcatgcattctggtaagcaatcattgcaaatactgtggtgttctgtgaacaaggacagcatcatcatcatactctaggtctgctgaacgtatcactaatccagtccaatctttttcaACCATAtttgactgttttacgcattacgaattccatgaggaggataaacaacatgggtgtaAACACATTCTCTGGGACTACTACGCAGTTCActgaaaattcttttgataagactccattaatatcaaCTATAAACCTGCTATGCCATGGATAGatttaatcagatttacatatttaagtggaactccataataacggaaaactcaaaaaaaattagttggtgcacattatcaaaggcttttttcatagtccacaaatgccatcaaaaggtgatttctatattttaaatgaaaatttggtcattgaaacttctaccttttctaaatcctgcttttctatctcacagattttcatcaatctttctcttcagtcgttttagaataagcatactatatatgttacagtcaaactgtgaaatcagttatttcgtgaaatgactaaaactgtcagtcattacatgtaatgcctgtaggggCTAGTCAGTTCATGATATGACTGATAATTTTAATCaattcgtgaaatgactgatttattgtcatttttgttacaCCATATGGCTGTTATACTTTAGGCAAAGTGTGAATTAGTATTTTGACTCGTTTCCGCTATCTACGAAACAACTCCTGCCACGAATATAGTACACATTACTCTCACCTCCCttactacaagatcagtttatactagtaccttgacaagatgtctgagagcatagagttaaaatttcgtgaagagttattatctaggtatgagaagtgttcaaagtatctcattccgaaagacgcttattttcaaatgattgaggaCCTTCGTAGAGCTAgcgaaagaaagaacacgaaaagtcGTCACAAATATTACCTTCTGAGTAAATATGAAGTGTTACAGTGTGGGgatgttgagaaaattattaagaaacgaCAAACTCTAGACGAAACACCGGTGTACTATGCCTCCATTGAGGACACATTTGACATAGTTAAAAGAGCACACGTTGCAACTGGTCATGGCGGTCGAGACAGAATGACAAGAGAACTCCAAGTGAAATATGCCAACATTCACCGAGAAACAATTGAACTATTCAAGTCGTTATGCCTGGAATGCCAGAAAAAGAGAAAGTGACCAATGACAAAGGGTGTCGTAGTTAAACCTATTCTGAGTACTGAATTTTCATCACGTGACCAGGTTGATCTCATAGACATGCAGTTTATGTCATGTAGAACCTTCAAATGGATTATGGTGTACCAAGACCATCTGACAAAGTTCTGCGTTCTACGTCCACTCACATCAAGCATGCAGCTGAAGTAGCATTTCAACTTGCTAATATCTTTCTACTTCTGGGTGCTCCTGTAATCCTTCAATAAGACAATGGTTCTGAGTTTACAGCTCAGATTATTACTGAACTACGTTCTTTATGGCATGAATTGTCAATCGTTCACGGCAAGCCTagacacccacagagccaaggctcTGTTGAGCGAGCAAATGGTGACATAAACGACATGCTTGTAGCATGGATGGCTGACAACTCAACGGACTGGGCTACATGCatcaaatttgttcagttttccaagAATTCGGCTTACCATGCAGTAATCAAAAGAAGTCCATAAGCTGCAATGTTCGGTGTGAATGCCCGAGTTGGACTGACGTCAACATCACTTCCACAAGATATCATCAGTTGCCTGCAGTCTGAGCAAGACCTTATAACAATACTTCAGCAGCAAGAAACAGATGCCGACGAGCCTGAAACAGAAGCAGAAGCTGATGTCAATGAACCCGAGCGAGAACCACCCAAAGCTGAAATGAATGAGTCTGAACAAGAGCCAGAGCCCCTATCCCAGCATCAAACGAACCTTGATCAACTTCATAACAGCATCAGCTCCCCACGATTAGCAGAAAGTGAATCTCAGAGACAGcaagcagaacgtatggttaaGAGGAGCCGAACAGAATTAGTAGCAGGTGAGATAGGAGACAACATTGCTCTTCCAATTCCATTGGTTGATCGAGGTCGTGGAGACCCACGGAACATCCTAGGTGTTATTGTGAGTAGGAGCATGAACGACCAATACAGAGTGGCCACCAAAAGTGGTGTTCTAAAAGAAAGCTATTCCAGGAATCAGTTTGACATTTGTCCTGAGAGATTGCTGAAAGAAAGTGACATTAACAATGACATCGAAATTTCTCTCCTAGAAGCCGTTATCAAATCCTCTATCAGTGGAGGATAAGGTTTTGTTAAGTGTTCATGCAATGGTCCCCAAAAATGTCAAACAAACAGATGCAAATGTTTCAAATCTAAACAGCTATGCAATAGAAGATGCCACAATAGCCTcaactgtgtaaataaataaatttgtaattGATATGTCATGTGTTTTTACTATTGTTCGATTGTTTTATCgtactattgatttaatttttaaccaCTGCTTTTATATCTGtgattttcttatgaataaaattattataccaggtgatttattcttgcaattattgtaaatattgatattactattgctaGTCATTTACTTTTTAACTAGTGATATTTATATGTGTGAATTTTCTTGTGAATAAAATTTTAAGAGTACAAAACAATTACTTTCGCCTTTCAAACATATAAAGCTCAATAACAAATGActttagtcatttcgtgaaatgtccggtcaccaaattcagtcgtttcataaaaaggctggaattttcagtcaattcatgaattgacagacccctacaggcattacatgaaatgactaacagttttagtcatttcacgaaataactgatttcacagtttgactgtaacatatatatcataacaactgacgtaagtgttatgtctctatAATTAAagcaatcccttttttttttttgcctatttttaccaacactcttaacttcctttcatcaggttttgcctcttcataccctattctacaaaataatcttataagtagtctgggagtcacttcattttcagccagtatcatctcagtagttattccatagtatcccgggactttccatctctagctttttgaggatagcttcaacttcaaacacactgaattcattcactgGCACATCAGGATATTCATCAGCTTCatgtacatcaatcaaattattccctttaaatctcctattcataaccttcctaaagtgttccattcaacgttgtgttttttcatcttctgttgctataacagaatcaTCTTTCCTTttaattggtatatgcttcttcttctttgacccagttaagatttcattaataattctaggtGCAAttcttcttacaccatagccacttcctgaattcatagctttgtcagcctcttctgcttgactgtctaaatattctttccagtcattccaggcttttattttgacctcaatgtcaatactggaatacttagcatgctcttcctcgtaatttttattatttcctcgaaaactttcagtaatcaatatttttctttgtctcctttttatagtatcctaagtatcggttgatatccatggatttctccttgtaactgcttgttataagacttcactaccaactgactaatatatgttcttaatatcacacaatccttcattaattgtctgttcttcgtctcttaaagtttctaagactgcaaatcgattcctaaattcaattacaaatgtttctctgtgctctttttctaaaagcttagttgtatctaaCTTAGGTACTCTATCCTTCTTTCTGatgggtgatttcagttttaattatagTGTGGAAATGGGGAGCTGGtattcactaccaatatctgcacctctatagcttcttacatttctgatagtcctcctcctctctttattaatggcaatgtgatctaccaGTTTTTTTGTAAATActacatagtgaagtccatgtatacttgtggatgctcTTGTGTTGAAAAAGTGCACCTTCAATGACAAgaatgtttgctgaacaaaaacttatgaaatgggctccatttctatttgcaacttcgccacccatcacattctctatccctttattatttctttcaactttagcattgaaatcaccaatcacaGCCTTCATATCTTTCTaatggatctcatctattactctctacagttcttcatagtattcatcttttctatCTTCAGGGAAATCTTTGTTGGGGCATATCAAactttaatactcatattacactgctttgattttaactttCCTAGTAACAATCtaattacagctctccactcagttaatgcctcttctgctcttggtgtcataatcattcctaccatttctcttccagctccatcagATTTTCCGGAGGGGTTCACTACTACgctattattgttcagtggctactttcctcttggtaaggatagaagagactatttagctatggtaagcagctcttctaggtgaaagacactccaaattcaggccattgttctctagtattgggtagtgtcatagcctctgtaccatggtctttcactgccttgggttagagttctcttgcttgagggtacaatcaggcacacgattctatctaatttctctatttgttttgttagtgtttatagtttatataggaaatatgtattttaatgttgttactgttcttaaaatgttttactttttcttgtttcctttcttcactgggctatctcccctgttggagcccctgggcttgcggcattttgcttctccaactagggttgtagcttagcaagtaataataataataatgtgtatatatatatatatatatatatatatatatatatatatatatatatatatatatatatatatatatatatatatatatatatatatatatatatatatatatatatatacatatgtaatacttacataataaaatccatgacccaagggatcaatggagaaattaggagaggagtgtgggaacaCCAAGTCATACCAGGATaggaaagtcaagaccaagctaaacctttgcaatgtaacattttgtatgaagagtaaacacaatacaagtatcccgtgagaaagagttgagtgtctcaacggaaccagatggcttccgatagtaatgttttgttatcatatttatgtaaaatgctgagataactaatgaaacgttatcaccaaacttgatatttttgtcagttcttattcaattgtcatacggaatggtcatccgaccaaaccatccataatcctttgatggagctactaataaactgtttaaaagttaacttacatagacttattcagaagaagtaacatacaagtctacaactatatatatcacattgaagagacatgagatagaactctaatgtttatttataacagtaccacaccaacaattggtggcagcgattcaacTTTACGAACCAGAAATATCAACTTTAAGAGCCagtaatttaaactgtaatacttagcagttacaacagtaatgaatctagatttcgacgaagtatctacatCTACTGAAGAAATGAAAGCattgaacatcaactataaatagtatacaaactgaggaactggatcttcaatcaacatcttaagaagacgaaggaatggcattcaacttagcaacgtttactaaaacattcaagaatcTTATCCAGGAAATAACACATTCAATAATACCACGCGATATCAAATCGATAACATTCGTCaacacagctaaactctcgcaaatcagtgagagagagaggaaatgacgttatcgcccttcgcccatatatactgaaaagcgctaagtacatttctttattcattcagttttaggcagtagagtgtttgttgtcacgagtcaatcgtccattagtGCTGGGGTGATTTGTTTGAGAATCTCAATTTTTCAACTTTGAAttttcgtctagaatttttttttctctttgtgctaattccgttttctttcagaagttctcgggaaatatctttatattattatcattgttctggGGGATTATGTTAAAATCTGCAACACATCTTTATTtttatagtgcttatgcgtttacgcagtggaagtctttattcatatagagatattgataggattgcaaggaatcgtagagataaaaaaaagtaaagtaaacataacaCCTCCTGTAAATCTcggaccaagtaaccccacccccggaccgagtaaccccatccccttTCCCGTAGTTACCAtagtaagtgctcgttcagctacccttccttttcaaggtcgggtcaatgggttcttacctcagattgtcgagtcttggatttcttccgttgacgctcacttaaatgctaaccatatcatagacccatttgtacaattgtaagaagctaaaagttttatagacttttctatagGGGATGCAAGTGTgtatctgaggggagtttctttttaAGAGGCAGtcacatgggacgatttcaaagttaggctgcctgcgatctatggcggtgaggaagccttagatgtagttttaacattaagaaatacacttaatcaagccactatgactcggcttaatgttatagagagagcagctctcattgccgataggcttaacgaatatcaggacattttaggtaattccacgtgggttactggagataacatcgccgtgaaagatttcttacgattaatgtatttaacttgcaggACACtcatgttgccagaagctttagtgcggtgttttgataaaaagttaacgcccgcaagtacagaattagatgtatataaacatataaagaaacacatgtctaagtgtactgatctagatCCCTTGTTCACACAagattttgcaaaaaattaaactaagccacaacatgtaaacgtagttaataatagtcaagttgcaggaatgacgtgttataattgcaaacttcaaggtcacttgatcgcagactgcagaacgcgattctgTTCGATATATAATAGTTTAACTCATTCGTATAGTCGATGCTTCTCGTGTAATCagcaacagaatcctagaaacacacagtcaattccacagtcaattccccatggaaataaaaagaaaaatcctcagttcaataagaagaaacagccaaacgtcaatgcagttcaaaatcataaacaaacaaatagtgctccAAATAACTCTGGTCCTAGGCCGTCTAGCCATAACTCGCAAGGtcaaactaattttcagaatgtgcagagcaaagcaaataccacatgattaactccaatggggaagacagtgatgttgggtcattcgtatcaacatcagtagtatcaaataatccatttaatgttttatcagatcattgtgaggtaatagattttcctatgaaaaacaCGGCAGAATTGAATAAATCAGTGCAgtctcccatagatttgcaacaaattcacacaataataggccaaaatgagttacgatcaacattatatgttgtaaatttagaacacagatcatttacatttttgaggacacatcatttgttattttcgaacttccctatagagaagtccggagtaaggctctcgggtataggaaataatgaattaaatgtaataggcgtaactcgtgTTCAGTGCAAAGTCGGTAAgggcacgtttgccgatacctttgttgttgtacaaaacattgatatgtatccagctgtaattataggatacccgtctatgggcaatcaaaaccttatcttagcccctgctaaacacggtgtgtatatcaaaggaaaattctataggtcttctaataccttgaaataagttttGGATAAaagggagacgacaaataaaacagtgacgtacgttgaagaaccaatcacttatctcattaataaag is a genomic window containing:
- the LOC137646288 gene encoding uncharacterized protein, which gives rise to MFGVNARVGLTSTSLPQDIISCLQSEQDLITILQQQETDADEPETEAEADVNEPEREPPKAEMNESEQEPEPLSQHQTNLDQLHNSISSPRLAESESQRQQAERMVKRSRTELVAGEIGDNIALPIPLVDRGRGDPRNILGVIVSRSMNDQYRVATKSGVLKESYSRNQFDICPERLLKESDINNDIEISLLEAVIKSSISGG